One genomic window of Coffea eugenioides isolate CCC68of chromosome 1, Ceug_1.0, whole genome shotgun sequence includes the following:
- the LOC113777303 gene encoding N-terminal acetyltransferase B complex catalytic subunit NAA20, which produces MTTIRRFCCNDLLRFASVNLDHLTETFNMSFYMTYLARWPDYFHVAEAPGNRIMGYIMGKVEGQGESWHGHVTAVTVSPEYRRQQLAKKLMNLLEDISDKIDKAYFVDLFVRASNTPAIKMYEKLGYVIYRRVLRYYSGEEDGLDMRKALSRDVEKKSIIPLKRPVTPDELEYD; this is translated from the exons ATGACGACGATTAGAAGATTTTGCTGCAACGATCTGCTTCGATTCGCGTCAGTGAATCTGGACCATCTCACCGAAACC TTCAACATGTCGTTCTACATGACCTACTTGGCAAGGTGGCCTGACTATTTCCACGTGGCTGAAGCTCCCGGAAACCGAATCATGGGATACA TTATGGGAAAAGTTGAAGGACAAGGTGAATCTTGGCACGGTCATGTCACGGCAGTAACTGTGTCTCCTGAATATCGAAGGCAACAATTGGCCAAGAAGCTGATGAACCTATTGGAGGATATTAGTGACAAGAT TGATAAGGCTTATTTTGTGGACCTTTTTGTGAGAGCATCAAATACACCAGCCATAAAGATGTATGAAAAG CTTGGATATGTTATATATCGACGTGTACTACGATATTACTCTGGGGAAGAGGATGGCTTGG ATATGAGAAAAGCATTGTCTCGGGATGTAGAAAAGAAGTCTATCATCCCCCTTAAACGTCCAGTAACTCCGGATGAATTGGAGTATGATTAG
- the LOC113764952 gene encoding uncharacterized protein LOC113764952 has product MLPVPPSQSVTPCHAALPFSYFRPPPTSTTGAPPPPVPILHFSCFNYSLVTSLLSPKLTTTSISANKPFKPCAATKSNRSHDPRESSFFDEDGVVRDMDGYLNYLSLEYDSVWDTKPSWCQPWTITTTGVLLIAGSWLFLRSLIVTAGVMGLVCAWWYIFLYSYPKAYLEMIAERRKRVTSGVEDTYGLGRFDREAGEGDAGPSTK; this is encoded by the exons ATGCTGCCAGTTCCTCCAAGTCAGAGTGTGACCCCGTGTCACGCCGCCCTTCCCTTCTCCTACTTCCGCCCACCGCCAACGTCGACTACCGGAGCACCACCACCACCCGTACCAATCCTCcatttttcttgcttcaatTATTCCCTCGTGACGTCGCTCCTTTCACCAAAGCTAACAACCACTTCAATCTCTGCTAATAAGCCCTTCAAACCTTGTGCTGCTACCAAAAGCAACCGCAGCCATGACCCCAGAGAGTCTTCATTCTTTGATGAAGACGGCGTCGTACGGGACATGGACGGTTACCTTAATTATCTTTCCCTCGAGTATGACTCTGTTTGGGACACCAAGCCTTCCTG GTGTCAACCTTGGACGATAACCACAACTGGCGTGTTACTAATTGCCGGTAGCTGGCTTTTTCTGCGCTCCCTTATTGTTACTGCTGGCGTTATGGGTTTGGTATGTGCGTGGTGGTACATCTTTCTGTATTCTTACCCCAAG GCATATCTGGAAATGATTGCAGAGCGCAGAAAGAGAGTTACAAGTGGTGTGGAAGATACATACGGCTTGGGAAGATTTGACAGAGAAGCCGGGGAAGGGGATGCCGGACCCAGCACCAAGTAG
- the LOC113778498 gene encoding uncharacterized protein LOC113778498, producing the protein MGATRNVLLIFLAAAILTAAASAQTLVHTYPPSLFATILSALGFRDLSNVTANANLSLTAPSTVFAPTDSSLLTCPSCSLPLLLQEHSLPGLYSFHFLRNLAFGTKIETFARNRCLTITASPIINPSDAVSTPKIFVNGVEITKPDLFNNGLVIVHGIQGFMSHLSPTSCTIEKMTTLAYPDPPPPTAEFLVMRSMLKEAMAELRVRGFSLVALAMRVKYPELADLKSMTLFAIDDGSIFAGGGGHAYVTDLMFHIVPNRILKGSHLMSLPLDTVIPTMERGQELVVTTADGGGPLSPMRINYMKIKSLDLVSNKRIVVHALSNPLPHVHRRTAVREEEATCDEHQSGLCEESGGTKRPTVQIEDPFGL; encoded by the coding sequence ATGGGCGCCACCCGGAATGTCCTCCTCATCTTTCTGGCTGCCGCCATTCTCACCGCCGCCGCCTCAGCACAAACACTCGTCCACACATACCCACCCTCCCTCTTCGCCACCATCCTCTCCGCCCTCGGCTTCCGAGACCTCTCCAACGTCACCGCCAATGCCAACCTCTCTCTCACCGCTCCCTCCACTGTCTTCGCCCCCACCGACTCCTCCCTCCTCACTTGCCCCTCCTGCTCCCTGCCTCTTCTCCTCCAAGAACATTCCCTCCCGGGCCTCTACTCTTTCCACTTTCTCCGCAACTTAGCCTTCGGCACCAAGATTGAGACCTTCGCCCGCAACCGCTGTCTCACCATCACCGCTTCCCCCATCATCAACCCCTCCGACGCCGTCTCCACCCCGAAAATCTTCGTCAACGGCGTCGAAATCACCAAACCGGACCTCTTCAATAATGGCCTCGTCATCGTCCACGGCATCCAGGGGTTTATGTCTCATCTCTCGCCGACTTCCTGCACTATCGAGAAAATGACTACCCTCGCCTACCCAGACCCCCCGCCGCCCACGGCAGAGTTCTTGGTCATGCGCTCGATGCTGAAAGAGGCCATGGCCGAGTTGCGTGTCAGGGGGTTCAGTTTGGTGGCTCTGGCGATGAGGGTCAAGTACCCGGAGCTGGCAGACCTCAAGTCCATGACGCTTTTCGCGATTGACGATGGGTCCATCTTCGCCGGAGGGGGAGGGCATGCTTACGTCACCGACCTAATGTTCCACATAGTGCCCAACAGAATTCTGAAGGGGTCGCACTTAATGAGTCTGCCGCTGGATACGGTGATCCCGACGATGGAGCGCGGGCAGGAACTGGTTGTGACCACCGCAGACGGAGGAGGGCCCTTGTCTCCCATGAGGATAAACTACATGAAGATTAAGAGCCTTGATTTGGTGAGTAACAAGAGGATAGTGGTGCATGCACTGTCAAACCCATTGCCCCACGTGCACCGTCGGACGGCGGTTAGGGAGGAGGAGGCCACTTGTGATGAGCACCAAAGTGGATTGTGCGAGGAAAGTGGTGGTACTAAACGACCAACGGTGCAAATTGAAGATCCTTTTGGTTTGTGA
- the LOC113778506 gene encoding uncharacterized protein LOC113778506 encodes MRDFPSCFNESGVQVADSSPASSNSSKASQNLVTCVYQTQFQGTSCFITITWSKNLMGQGVSIGIRSSTNECVCKVDIKPWLFTPRKGFRSSEADSTAIDIYWDFSSAKFGFGPEPLEGFYLAVAFNQELVLLLGDLQKEVYKKIGTSPVASNTVFIAKREHIFGKRVYTTKAQFCDHGPIHDIEIECDTGGINDPSLAISVDSRAVLQVKRLRWKFRGNETILVDGLPVEVYWDVHSWFFGNVMGNAVFLFQTCLSAEKLRNRHSTVSSNPSVFSRPGSQNSGSQGQGFSLILYAWKNE; translated from the coding sequence ATGAGGGACTTCCCTTCTTGTTTCAATGAAAGTGGGGTCCAGGTTGCTGATTCTTCCCCAGCATCATCAAATTCTAGTAAAGCTTCTCAGAATCTCGTTACATGCGTCTATCAGACGCAGTTTCAGGGCACTTCATGCTTCATTACCATTACCTGGTCCAAGAATTTGATGGGGCAAGGAGTTAGCATTGGAATTCGGAGTTCAACCAATGAATGCGTCTGCAAGGTTGATATTAAGCCTTGGTTATTTACTCCAAGAAAAGGGTTCAGAAGTTCAGAGGCCGATTCCACTGCAATTGACATATATTGGGATTTTTCATCCGCAAAATTTGGTTTTGGCCCGGAACCGCTAGAGGGTTTCTATTTAGCTGTTGCATTTAACCAAGAACTTGTCCTACTCCTCGGGGATTTGCAAAAGGAAGTGTATAAGAAAATAGGTACTAGCCCTGTTGCATCTAATACGGTGTTTATTGCCAAAAGAGAGCACATCTTTGGGAAGAGAGTATACACTACAAAGGCTCAATTCTGTGACCACGGGCCGATACATGACATCGAAATTGAGTGCGATACTGGGGGGATTAACGATCCATCTCTGGCCATCAGCGTGGATAGCAGAGCGGTGTTGCAGGTGAAGCGGCTGCGGTGGAAGTTCAGGGGGAACGAGACTATTTTGGTGGATGGACTGCCGGTGGAAGTGTACTGGGATGTTCATAGTTGGTTCTTTGGGAATGTTATGGGCAATGCTGTTTTCCTGTTTCAAACCTGTCTCTCGGCCGAGAAGCTGCGAAACCGCCACTCCACCGTCTCCTCAAATCCGTCTGTGTTCAGTAGGCCAGGTTCGCAAAATTCCGGGTCACAAGGTCAGggattttcattgattttgtaCGCCTGGAAAAACGAGTAA